DNA from Longimicrobium sp.:
TTCCGTAAGTAGGGTCTTCGCGTACTTTTGCATCCGCAGTTGTACGATGCTCACTCCGAGATTCACAGGCGGGCCCCCAAGCTGCAACTCTGCGTGAGCGCGCTTCATTAGGTCGTCGCAAACCCTTTCTTTGAATGCGCGTACAAAGTCTGGATTCAGTTCGAAACCAACCCCCAAACGCCCCATTACGGCAGCGGTGGCCGGAACGCTGCCGGTTCCCGCGAAGCAATCCAGCACCAAGTCGCCGGGCGCGGACGTTAGTGCCACCATCCGCGCCACGAGGGCGACTGGAAAGGGACAGAGGTGCCGGACCGTGCCCTTGCTCCAACTTCCCTGGACCGGGATGGGGAAGTGCCACAAATCGCTTGGAGCTTTACCACTTGGATGGTACCGCTCCGGGTAACGCACCCAGTATGGCCCTAAGTTCTCCGTGTCGCGAATTGCGTCGAGGTTAAAGTGGGCGAGTCGACCTTTGCCCAGCAGCAGGATGTACTCGACGACGTTCCGGAAGCGGCCGTGGTGAGACCATGGTAGGCTCCGTCCTTTGTCCCAGATCACTAGGTCGTGAAACGTCCACCCAACCTCCCCGGCTAACGCCGCCATCTGCCACGGCAGCGGCGTCATCGCGCCATTATCTTTGATGGTGTCTAATACCACCCACAGGGCCGCCCCAGGTTTGCTCACACGATGAAGCTGAGCGAGCACATCCCTCATCGCCGGAAGATACTCGGTCTCGTACTTCTGACCATGCCCGATCTGACCTGGGGCACCGTAATCCTTGACAGCGCCGTAGGGGGGTGACGTGATTGTGCACGTGATCGACTCTGCCGGGACTGATTGAAGGAGGGTCCGGACGTCCCCTTCGACCATAACGCAGCCGTCCCGGTCTACCCGCTCACCGCTCGAGGCTTCCAGTACCGTCACCTGTACTTCGCGGGAATTCGGGATCGGCGGGAGCTGGGGCGACAGAGCTCCTAAAACTGTTGACCCAGCAATGTTCGACAAGTGAGATATCGGCGTGGGGGGAGGCGCAGCAAACGAAGTAATTGTATTATTCTCGACAGCATCCCGCCAGCGGCAACATTGGCTGTCGTATGTTCCACTTGCACACCTACTAAAATCGTGCGTAGCGCAGAGATTCACTCCCACAAAGATGGAGTCAGCGTAGCAGAGGAATTGGGACTAGCCGACATCCTCGCTGGAGTGTGCGAAGCTCCCTCCGTGGTCATCCAGGCCGGCACTACTGGGGCCATTCGGGAGCATGTCAGAGGATTCTTAACAAAGCGGGGGTGGCCCGGTGAAACGGCGATCAAGCACGGATATGACCAAAAGGTTTTCTCGCTACGGCCAAGAGTGGCATTCCAAGTGCAGACGGGGAACGCCGCGCGTGGGAGTACAGACCTACTC
Protein-coding regions in this window:
- a CDS encoding site-specific DNA-methyltransferase; this encodes MTVLEASSGERVDRDGCVMVEGDVRTLLQSVPAESITCTITSPPYGAVKDYGAPGQIGHGQKYETEYLPAMRDVLAQLHRVSKPGAALWVVLDTIKDNGAMTPLPWQMAALAGEVGWTFHDLVIWDKGRSLPWSHHGRFRNVVEYILLLGKGRLAHFNLDAIRDTENLGPYWVRYPERYHPSGKAPSDLWHFPIPVQGSWSKGTVRHLCPFPVALVARMVALTSAPGDLVLDCFAGTGSVPATAAVMGRLGVGFELNPDFVRAFKERVCDDLMKRAHAELQLGGPPVNLGVSIVQLRMQKYAKTLLTELSRADRLNGLAWKEIRGFVLRRTRLLSGKWKTGQHYQLGSIELDVLAQQGADIPGLRQAIEARQAVRPLSKFGIEAQVSVRSHNEWREESYADDLPAGPWYIYRKGRFYQLDAQIHRPNLHGEILAQAADSRAKVPALFSQMKLEIPLPHGG